In the Vogesella sp. XCS3 genome, TGTTGAGGTCGCCCAGGTTGCGGATGATCTTCAGCGCCTGCGCGGTGGTCAGGCCGCCCGGTACCGGCGTGCCGGTGCCCGGCGCGGCGGACGGATCCAGGCAGTCGATATCGAAGGTGACGTACACCGGCGCGTCGCCGATGGTTTTCTTGATCTCGGCGATGGTAGCGTCCACGCCGTTATCGTGTACCCACGGCGCGCCCAGCACGTTCAGGCCCATGAAGTCGTCGTTCCAGGTGCGGATGCCGACCTGTACCGATTTGGCCGGGTCGATCAGGCCTTCTTTCACCGCCTTGTAGAACATGGTGCCGTGGTTCAGGCTGTCCGGCTCGTCGTCCGGCCAAGTGTCACAGTGCGCATCGAAGTGCAGCAGCGCCAGCGGCTTGCCGTACTTTTCGGCGTGTGCAATCAGCAGCGGGTAGGTGACAAAGTGGTCGCCGCCGAAGGTCAGCATCTTGGCGCCGCTGGCCAGGATGGTACGCGCGTGTTCGATGATGGACGGCTTGATGGTGAGCGGGTTGTGCGCATCGAACCAGCAATCGCCGTAATCCACTACGGCCAGGTCTTCAAACGGGTCGAAGCCCCACGGGTAGGGCTTGAGCTCGGCCAGCTGCACGCTGGCGGCACGGATGGCCTGCGGGCCCATGCGCGCACCGCTGCGGAAGGTCACCGACAGGTCCAGCGGAATGCCGGATACCACCACGTCCACGCCTTCCAGGTTGCGCGTGTAGTTGCGGCGCATGAAGGACAGCACGCCAGCGTAGGTGTTTTCGATGGAAGAGCCGTACAGGCTTTGGCGGCGGATGGCACCGTCGCCACGGATTTGATCGTCAGACATGTTCGCTCCACAAAAAGAGCACGCCGTAGTGACGCCACGGCGATTACCGTCCATCTGTACAGCCGACGGTTTGAGGCTGGCGCACCCCGCGGCACGCAGCGCGAAGTGTGACGCCAGCGGCGCCACACGGCAAGTTTTATCACCATGATCGCCACAGCATCCATCCTGGCCTGTTGATGGCAGACACACCCCGGGCGCTGGCCATGCGTGGCGTGCCCTGATGCTGGCACGCGGCCATGAAAAAACCGCCCCGATCTCTCGGGGCGGTCTGCCTTTGCGCTACGGTAGACTTAGCTGCCGATCACACCACCATCGAGCTTGCGCACCACCACGGTGGCGGCGCGTGGACGGCCGGCTTTCGGGCCATCCGGCCAGCTGGAAATGGCCAGCGGCTTGGCCGGGTCATTGCGCTCGTCAGCCGGTTCGCCCGGGTGCTGGATGTTGACGAACATGGTCTTGTTGTCCGGGGTAAAGGCCAGACCGGTGATTTCACAACCATTCGGCCCGGTAAGGAAGCGGCGGAATTCGCCGGTTTCCGGCACCACGGCCAACATCTGGTTGTTGCCCATGTCCTTGTATTCTTTCATGTTGACGGTAGAGGTCGACACGTCGGTTTGCACCCACAGCACGCCCAGCTGGTCGAACTTCAGGCCGTCCGGGCTACCGAAGGCATCGCCCTTGATATTGCCCACGTGTTCTTGCTTGGCTGCGTCCGGGCGGCCGGCCAGTGCAAAAATATCCCACTTGAAACCAGCGCTGGTGGCATCGCCGCCGTTTTCTTGCCAGCGGATGATATGGCCGAACAGGTTGGCATTACGCGGATTGGCCGCATCGGCACCCGGCTTGCCTTCCTTGCCGCGATCGCTGTTGTTGGTCAGTGTGCAGTACACCTCGCCAGCTTTGCGCGGGTTAACGGCAATCCACTCCGGGCGGTCCATCTTGGTGGCGCCGGCAATGTCGGCAGCCATACGGGCCTTGATCACCACGTCGCCCTGGTTGGCAAAGCCCTTGTCGGCGGTCAGGCCGTTCTGGCCGGCCACCAGCGGCAGCCAGCTACCGCTGCCGTCCGCGTCGAAACGCGCCACGTACAGCGTACCTTCTTCCAGCAGCTGCATATTGGCCTTGCGGTTTTTCGGGTCGTACTTGTTCTTGGAAACAAACTTGTAGATGTATTCGAAGCGCTGGTCGTCGCCCATGTACACCACCACATGGCCGTTGGCCGCGATGGTGGTGGTGGCGCCTTCGTGCTTGATACGGCCCAGTGCGGTGCGCTTCACCGGCTTGGCTTTCGGGTCGAACGGGTCGATTTCTACCACCCAGCCAAAGCGGTTGGCTTCGTTGGGGTTCAGCTGCAGGTCAAAGCGGAAGTCTTCCCACGCCCACTTATAGCCGGCACCGGTAGGGGAAATGCCGTAGCGTTTTTCCAGGTCGGTCAGGTTGCCGGACTCGTTGGCAAATACGCCGTCGAAGTTTTCTTCGCAGGTGAGGTAAGTGCCCCACGGGGTCGGGCCGCTAGCACAGTTCTGGAAGGTACCCAGGATTTCTACTGCTTGCGGGTCCGCTTCGGTTTTCATCAGGTCGTGGCCACGTGCCGGGCCGCCAATGGCGATCGGGGTATTGGCGGTAATGCGGCGGGCGTACTTGGACGGACGCACAACTTGCCAGCCTTTGCCGGTGGCTTCCACTTCAACAATGGAAACACCCACCGCGGCCTGGGCTTTCTTCACTTTATCGCCGCTCCAGCCGTTCATGCCGTTT is a window encoding:
- the speB gene encoding agmatinase produces the protein MSDDQIRGDGAIRRQSLYGSSIENTYAGVLSFMRRNYTRNLEGVDVVVSGIPLDLSVTFRSGARMGPQAIRAASVQLAELKPYPWGFDPFEDLAVVDYGDCWFDAHNPLTIKPSIIEHARTILASGAKMLTFGGDHFVTYPLLIAHAEKYGKPLALLHFDAHCDTWPDDEPDSLNHGTMFYKAVKEGLIDPAKSVQVGIRTWNDDFMGLNVLGAPWVHDNGVDATIAEIKKTIGDAPVYVTFDIDCLDPSAAPGTGTPVPGGLTTAQALKIIRNLGDLNIVGMDVVEVAPSYDQSEITAIAAAHIACDMLCLMRNKKVAGQL
- a CDS encoding PhoX family phosphatase; protein product: MSDGYKIKHHGVNDTANTCNNPALSDVLEARLSRRGLLQGTGALGMAGLFTGTFTTLAEAAQGVGTLAAPKLGFAPVPFGFEDKVVVPAGYTAEVLYAWGDPVGIPGNMPAFKQDASNTAAEQEAQAGMHHDGMHYYPLPLGATGSKHGLLAINHEYTDDGLLHVNGMNGWSGDKVKKAQAAVGVSIVEVEATGKGWQVVRPSKYARRITANTPIAIGGPARGHDLMKTEADPQAVEILGTFQNCASGPTPWGTYLTCEENFDGVFANESGNLTDLEKRYGISPTGAGYKWAWEDFRFDLQLNPNEANRFGWVVEIDPFDPKAKPVKRTALGRIKHEGATTTIAANGHVVVYMGDDQRFEYIYKFVSKNKYDPKNRKANMQLLEEGTLYVARFDADGSGSWLPLVAGQNGLTADKGFANQGDVVIKARMAADIAGATKMDRPEWIAVNPRKAGEVYCTLTNNSDRGKEGKPGADAANPRNANLFGHIIRWQENGGDATSAGFKWDIFALAGRPDAAKQEHVGNIKGDAFGSPDGLKFDQLGVLWVQTDVSTSTVNMKEYKDMGNNQMLAVVPETGEFRRFLTGPNGCEITGLAFTPDNKTMFVNIQHPGEPADERNDPAKPLAISSWPDGPKAGRPRAATVVVRKLDGGVIGS